The DNA segment TTTCCGAATCCGCAAACCGGATAACGGCATTCCTTACACCCTTCGCAATATCCGCCGTGTCCCAGTGCTACGATGTCATCGCGGGACACTTCTTTTCCCGCCAGAATGCGGGGGATTATCAGATCGAAGATGCTGGCTTTATAGTACATGACGCAACCGGGCAGTCCTACTACAGGGATGTCTCCGATTTTAGCGAGCATGAACATGGCACCGGGGAAGGTCGGAGCTCCGTAAGTTATAACTTCAGCTCCGGCGGCGCGGATGGATGACGGGGTCTGGTCGTCCGGGTCAACTGACATGCCTCCGGTGAGTACTATGAAATCAGCGCCTTGTTTAATAAAGTCGTGGATAGCCTGTACTGTCATTTCCTGCTGATCGGAAACAAAGGTTTGTCCGAGAATTGTGCTGCCGTACCCTTCAAATTTCTTGTTCACAACCGGACCAAATTTGTCTTTGATACGTCCGTTGAAGACTTCGCTCCCCGTTGTAATAACACCGACTTTACAGGTTTTGAGGGGGCGTACCTGAATCAGCGGCGAATTTGCACGCAACACCTGTTCCGCTTCAGCAACAATTTCTTCGGGAACGACTAAAGGAATAACCCGCGTTCCGGCAAGGCCTCGGCCTTTTTTTACCAGCTGGTTGCTATGTATGGTGCCGAAGATGACATCTTTTACAGAGTTCAGTTTGAACAGAGTGTCGGTGTCTATATCGATGAGTCCGTCATATGCGGCGGTGAGGTTGATTTTTCCTTCAGTGGGTAAGCTGAGTTCAATACCCGGACCTGCGGCAGCTTTTGCTATGCGCAGAGCTGCGTCATCTTCATGCACATAACCGTCTTCGGGATCAAATACATAAAGGTGCTCCTTGCCGATATCCAGAAGGGTGGGAATATCATCTTTGCAGACGACATGCCCTCTGCGGAAAGCCGGTCCTTTGTTATCTCCGGGAACAATGCGGGTTATATCATGGCAGAGAACTG comes from the Maridesulfovibrio ferrireducens genome and includes:
- a CDS encoding molybdopterin-binding protein, whose amino-acid sequence is MKTINVQDAIGTVLCHDITRIVPGDNKGPAFRRGHVVCKDDIPTLLDIGKEHLYVFDPEDGYVHEDDAALRIAKAAAGPGIELSLPTEGKINLTAAYDGLIDIDTDTLFKLNSVKDVIFGTIHSNQLVKKGRGLAGTRVIPLVVPEEIVAEAEQVLRANSPLIQVRPLKTCKVGVITTGSEVFNGRIKDKFGPVVNKKFEGYGSTILGQTFVSDQQEMTVQAIHDFIKQGADFIVLTGGMSVDPDDQTPSSIRAAGAEVITYGAPTFPGAMFMLAKIGDIPVVGLPGCVMYYKASIFDLIIPRILAGKEVSRDDIVALGHGGYCEGCKECRYPVCGFGK